The following coding sequences lie in one Methanothermobacter sp. MT-2 genomic window:
- a CDS encoding ABC transporter, ATPase component, translating into MDYIIETEKITKKYDNFTAVDKVDLKVPEKDIYAILGPNGAGKTTLISMLCTILKPTSGTAKVNGHDVIKEPEKVRASIGIVFQSRALDDMLTGREHLEMHAALYGVPKRIREKRIEEVLELIALGEKADEYVKTYSGGMKRRLEIGRGLIHHPRVLFLDEPTLGLDPQTRESIWKYIKQLNREEKVTVLLTTHYMEEADKLCDKVAIMNRGKIIKADTPAKLKRELKADTIKVKVERPREFVEKVQGLPGVKEAYNTQDIVKLLVERGENLIPEIVNFATQNNFNIRSVELEHPTLEDVFIKYTGNKITET; encoded by the coding sequence ATGGATTACATCATCGAAACAGAAAAAATAACCAAAAAATATGACAACTTCACAGCAGTGGACAAAGTAGACTTGAAAGTACCAGAGAAGGACATCTACGCGATACTAGGACCCAACGGGGCCGGTAAAACAACCCTAATATCAATGTTGTGCACAATACTCAAGCCAACAAGCGGCACGGCGAAAGTGAACGGACACGACGTCATCAAGGAACCAGAGAAGGTAAGAGCATCCATAGGCATAGTATTCCAATCCAGGGCACTCGATGACATGCTAACAGGAAGAGAACACCTAGAAATGCACGCAGCATTATACGGAGTCCCCAAGAGAATAAGGGAAAAAAGGATAGAGGAAGTGCTAGAACTGATAGCCCTCGGAGAAAAAGCCGACGAATACGTTAAAACATACTCAGGCGGCATGAAACGCAGACTAGAAATAGGAAGAGGACTCATACACCACCCAAGGGTCCTATTCCTAGATGAGCCAACACTAGGCTTGGATCCCCAGACACGCGAAAGCATCTGGAAATACATAAAACAACTCAACAGAGAAGAAAAGGTAACAGTACTACTCACAACACACTATATGGAAGAAGCCGACAAACTCTGCGACAAAGTAGCCATAATGAACCGTGGAAAAATCATAAAAGCAGACACACCAGCAAAACTCAAAAGAGAACTAAAAGCAGACACAATAAAAGTAAAGGTAGAAAGGCCCAGGGAATTTGTAGAGAAAGTCCAAGGATTACCTGGGGTGAAAGAAGCTTACAACACACAAGATATAGTGAAATTGTTAGTAGAGAGGGGTGAAAACCTCATACCGGAGATAGTGAACTTCGCAACACAAAACAATTTCAACATAAGATCAGTAGAACTGGAACATCCAACACTAGAAGATGTATTCATAAAATACACAGGAAACAAAATAACAGAAACATAA